A region from the Acuticoccus sediminis genome encodes:
- a CDS encoding thymidylate synthase, producing MKSYHDLLRRILAEGVRQADRTGVGTLSVFGHQTRYDLSEGLPLVTTKRVHMKSVIAELLWFVAGETNANQLRARGATIWDEWADADGELGPVYGRQWRAWPTERGPVDQLARVVEQIRTDPASRRHIVSAWNVGQLDEMALPPCHLLFQFHVAPQEDGPGRLSCQVYQRSADVFLGVPFNIASYAILTHMVAHATGLEAGDLVHTLGDAHIYLNHLEQVEEQLKREPRPLPALDLSAAPRDLFAIEAEHIRVVGYDPHPAIKAPVAV from the coding sequence GTGAAGAGCTATCACGACCTTTTGCGTCGCATCCTCGCTGAAGGGGTGCGCCAGGCGGATCGGACGGGCGTGGGCACGCTCTCGGTGTTCGGCCACCAGACGCGCTACGACCTGTCCGAGGGCCTCCCGCTGGTGACCACCAAGCGGGTGCACATGAAGTCCGTCATCGCCGAGCTCCTATGGTTCGTCGCGGGCGAGACCAACGCCAACCAGCTCCGGGCGCGCGGCGCCACGATCTGGGACGAGTGGGCGGACGCGGACGGCGAGCTCGGCCCGGTCTACGGCCGGCAGTGGCGCGCCTGGCCGACCGAGCGCGGCCCGGTCGATCAGCTCGCCCGCGTCGTCGAGCAGATCCGGACCGATCCGGCCTCGCGCCGGCACATCGTCTCGGCCTGGAACGTCGGCCAGCTCGACGAGATGGCGCTGCCGCCGTGCCATCTGCTCTTCCAGTTCCACGTCGCCCCGCAGGAGGACGGTCCGGGGCGCCTCTCGTGCCAAGTCTACCAGCGGTCGGCGGACGTCTTCCTCGGCGTTCCGTTCAACATCGCCTCGTACGCGATCCTGACGCATATGGTCGCGCATGCGACGGGGCTGGAGGCTGGCGACCTCGTCCACACGCTCGGCGATGCGCACATCTATTTGAATCACCTCGAGCAGGTGGAGGAGCAACTCAAGCGCGAGCCGCGGCCGCTTCCGGCGCTCGATCTTTCGGCTGCGCCGCGCGATCTCTTTGCCATCGAGGCAGAGCATATCCGCGTGGTCGGC
- a CDS encoding antibiotic biosynthesis monooxygenase family protein — protein sequence MHTLLDNVPAHAANTDQGAAMPRPVTLINVFEVPEGQREATLAGWERAAAFLSVQPGYLGTALHESLAPDARFRFINVAQWTTPDAFRAAAAAMREQRIFPKIPGLAIHPALYTVIRNAAPEAA from the coding sequence ATGCACACCCTCCTCGACAACGTTCCCGCCCACGCGGCGAACACCGACCAAGGCGCCGCCATGCCGCGTCCGGTCACGCTAATCAATGTCTTCGAGGTTCCCGAGGGCCAGCGCGAGGCGACCCTCGCCGGCTGGGAGCGCGCCGCCGCCTTCCTGTCGGTGCAGCCCGGCTACCTCGGCACCGCGCTGCACGAAAGTCTCGCACCGGATGCGAGATTTCGCTTTATCAACGTCGCGCAGTGGACAACTCCCGACGCCTTCAGGGCGGCCGCCGCCGCGATGCGCGAGCAGCGCATTTTCCCCAAGATCCCCGGCCTTGCGATCCATCCGGCGCTCTACACCGTGATTCGGAACGCCGCACCCGAAGCCGCCTGA
- a CDS encoding superoxide dismutase family protein → MRNVLLALGTGTALLAAGLAPATAQVSETAAGNMISAEGGALGTITFEQTPNGVLIKTEITGLPEGVHGFHIHETGKCDAADGFKSAGGHYAGDMKHGFLVEGGPHPGDMPNVHVGSDGVLKVEVFNDRVSVKGDTNPLLDEDGSALMIHSGADDYESQPAGDAGSRIACAVIE, encoded by the coding sequence ATGCGCAACGTCCTACTCGCCCTCGGCACCGGCACCGCCCTGTTGGCGGCGGGCCTCGCGCCCGCCACCGCCCAGGTCTCGGAGACCGCGGCCGGCAACATGATCTCGGCCGAAGGCGGCGCGCTCGGCACCATCACCTTCGAGCAGACGCCCAACGGCGTCCTCATCAAGACCGAGATCACCGGTCTGCCGGAAGGGGTGCACGGCTTCCACATCCACGAAACGGGCAAGTGCGACGCGGCGGACGGCTTCAAGTCCGCCGGCGGCCACTACGCCGGTGACATGAAGCACGGCTTCCTCGTCGAAGGGGGGCCGCATCCGGGCGACATGCCCAACGTCCACGTCGGCAGCGACGGCGTCCTGAAGGTCGAGGTCTTCAACGACCGCGTATCCGTGAAGGGCGACACCAACCCGCTCCTCGACGAAGACGGGTCGGCGCTCATGATCCACTCCGGCGCCGACGACTACGAGTCTCAGCCGGCGGGCGACGCCGGAAGCCGCATCGCCTGCGCGGTCATCGAGTAG
- a CDS encoding methylglyoxal synthase — translation MDIQKRIALTAHDAMKPSLAAWAFANERALAQHRLTATGNTGQLLMRETGLSIDLVRSGALGGDMELGAMIAEGNIDILILFADPVTRQPHDVDPSALLRVATLAQTAIAINEASADFLIRSELMSRIYRRPHAQAALPSARKRLSARSDVTELS, via the coding sequence GTGGACATCCAGAAGCGAATTGCGCTGACGGCACACGATGCGATGAAGCCGTCGCTGGCGGCCTGGGCCTTCGCCAACGAGCGCGCCCTCGCCCAGCACCGCCTCACCGCCACCGGCAACACCGGCCAGCTCCTGATGCGCGAGACGGGCCTCTCCATCGACCTCGTCCGTTCCGGCGCGCTGGGCGGCGACATGGAACTCGGCGCGATGATCGCCGAGGGCAACATCGACATCCTGATCCTATTCGCCGACCCCGTGACGCGCCAGCCGCACGACGTCGACCCGTCGGCGCTGCTTCGCGTCGCGACGCTGGCGCAAACGGCGATCGCCATCAACGAGGCGTCGGCCGACTTCCTCATCCGCTCGGAGCTGATGAGCCGGATCTACCGGCGCCCGCACGCCCAGGCGGCCCTGCCGTCGGCACGCAAGCGCCTCTCCGCCCGCTCGGACGTCACCGAGCTGAGCTGA
- a CDS encoding helix-turn-helix domain-containing protein, with the protein MDDNLFEVEETGLRDSFLASVGARVKFRRNKSRISRRVLSERSGVSERFLAQLEHGKGNISIVRLKAVADALDIPLCDLVRDERAPREDPVELPGWRAHPGAIADLYRHATARDQARVIELLVGSRRPVPA; encoded by the coding sequence TTGGACGACAACCTTTTCGAGGTTGAGGAGACCGGACTTCGCGACTCGTTCCTGGCCAGCGTGGGGGCGCGGGTCAAGTTCAGGCGCAACAAGTCACGAATTTCACGCCGCGTCCTTTCGGAGCGGAGCGGCGTATCCGAGCGCTTCCTGGCGCAGCTGGAGCATGGCAAGGGCAACATCTCCATCGTGCGGCTGAAGGCGGTGGCCGACGCGCTGGACATCCCGCTCTGCGACCTGGTCCGGGACGAGCGCGCGCCGCGCGAGGACCCGGTGGAGCTGCCCGGCTGGCGCGCGCACCCCGGCGCCATCGCCGACCTCTACCGCCACGCCACCGCACGCGACCAGGCACGGGTCATCGAGCTTCTGGTCGGATCGAGACGTCCGGTCCCGGCCTGA
- a CDS encoding bacterial transcriptional activator domain-containing protein has product MLRANEATAQLIGSDRAHAWFAGDPTRSDLATFNRCLGAGTERAYREAARLWRGTPLADLETGEALFDEWIAQFRAETIGVTHKCLAKRLDSMPEATTPINLQIACCELLIAIEPSDSEANERLLRLLLRDGQKAAAARQLRSYINALKELDLTPPRELVDSVRRAAAQGKAEPFPNANVEYRPKRYADRPHVALIRARPTGQSVPDLISFAHSEVIHQLTRFRSMRCFERDDRDEVDNLNNGLISRIGFSDALDHDYRLLLWDEPRARSIYLRCVNARRQDTVSCVRIGYDCLEDRVAAETIIATAINSLEQDIVMDDRPRTSCSPFDRWLEAYQLLTQWSEAAARTAMPILEDLANDDQGRRLSLVHSSISSLLMIRRLTIPTAAKMALADQERAREAALQAIAIDALEPFNHVVLGWMRMQANEHDTALLSFEDAVALNPYSAATVVAAAEANAFAGNVVKAQNLADRALSLSGRYTPAYFYAYLANIAYLRGDLDGCIECLRRAPESIHTAILLVAAQSERNDTKATGAARVRFERELRRAEPYAQIDGTTLSKWLVSTTMHRDASVRRRLFNSLERAGVPIAYASGGSMA; this is encoded by the coding sequence TTGCTGAGGGCGAACGAGGCGACCGCCCAGCTGATCGGATCCGACCGCGCCCACGCCTGGTTCGCCGGCGACCCCACCCGCTCCGATCTCGCGACCTTTAATCGTTGCCTCGGTGCAGGGACCGAGCGCGCCTACCGCGAGGCCGCGCGCCTCTGGCGCGGCACCCCGCTCGCCGATCTGGAGACGGGCGAGGCCCTGTTCGACGAATGGATCGCGCAGTTTCGTGCCGAAACCATCGGCGTCACCCACAAATGCCTCGCCAAGCGGCTCGATTCGATGCCCGAGGCGACGACGCCCATCAACCTGCAGATCGCCTGCTGCGAACTCCTGATCGCCATCGAACCCTCCGACTCGGAGGCCAACGAGAGGCTCCTCCGCCTCCTGCTGCGCGACGGCCAGAAGGCCGCGGCGGCCCGCCAGCTTCGCAGCTATATCAACGCGTTGAAGGAGCTCGACCTGACGCCGCCGCGCGAGCTCGTCGACTCGGTTCGCCGTGCCGCGGCGCAGGGCAAGGCCGAGCCCTTCCCCAACGCGAACGTCGAGTACCGGCCGAAGCGTTACGCGGACCGGCCGCACGTCGCCCTCATCCGCGCGCGGCCGACCGGGCAGTCCGTGCCCGACCTCATAAGCTTCGCTCACTCAGAAGTGATCCATCAGCTCACCCGATTTCGCTCGATGCGCTGCTTCGAGCGGGACGACCGGGACGAGGTGGACAACCTGAACAACGGCCTCATCAGCCGGATCGGCTTTTCCGACGCCCTCGACCACGACTACCGCCTCCTCCTGTGGGACGAGCCGCGGGCGCGGTCGATCTACCTGCGCTGCGTGAACGCGCGGCGGCAGGACACGGTGTCCTGCGTGCGGATCGGCTACGACTGCCTCGAGGACCGTGTCGCGGCCGAGACGATCATCGCGACCGCGATCAACAGCCTCGAGCAGGACATCGTGATGGACGACCGTCCGCGCACGAGTTGCTCCCCGTTCGACCGCTGGCTCGAGGCCTACCAGCTCCTCACCCAGTGGAGCGAGGCGGCGGCGCGGACCGCGATGCCGATCCTGGAGGACCTCGCCAACGACGACCAGGGCCGGCGTCTCAGCCTGGTGCACTCGTCGATCAGCTCCCTCCTGATGATTCGACGCCTCACCATCCCCACCGCGGCCAAGATGGCGCTCGCCGACCAGGAGCGGGCGCGCGAGGCCGCACTGCAGGCGATCGCGATCGACGCGCTGGAGCCGTTCAACCACGTCGTGCTCGGCTGGATGCGGATGCAGGCGAACGAGCACGACACCGCCCTCCTCTCCTTCGAGGACGCGGTCGCGCTGAACCCCTACTCGGCGGCGACCGTGGTAGCAGCGGCCGAGGCGAACGCGTTCGCGGGGAACGTCGTCAAGGCGCAGAACCTGGCGGACAGGGCGCTCTCCCTCTCGGGCCGCTACACGCCGGCGTACTTCTACGCCTACCTCGCCAACATCGCCTATCTCCGCGGCGATCTCGACGGCTGCATCGAGTGCCTGCGCCGCGCGCCGGAGAGCATCCACACCGCCATCCTCCTCGTCGCCGCGCAGTCCGAGCGCAATGACACCAAGGCGACGGGCGCCGCGCGGGTCCGCTTCGAGCGCGAGCTGCGCCGGGCCGAGCCGTACGCCCAGATCGACGGCACGACGCTGTCCAAGTGGCTGGTGTCGACGACGATGCACCGCGACGCATCCGTGCGCCGGCGCCTGTTCAATTCCCTGGAGCGTGCGGGCGTCCCCATCGCGTACGCGAGCGGCGGATCGATGGCGTAG
- a CDS encoding MarR family winged helix-turn-helix transcriptional regulator, with protein sequence MNVPFDRRESTGYVVNHLARLMARGLTRRIAPLGLSTGEFPVLLELWERDGQTQAELIQRLDVEQATMANTLRRMERDGLIVRRPHETDRRAQTVNLTEYAKSLEAQAKGAAHAQNDEALRDFTDEERRALVGLIQRAIANCQE encoded by the coding sequence ATGAATGTGCCGTTCGATCGCCGCGAGTCGACCGGCTACGTCGTCAACCACCTCGCGCGGCTGATGGCGCGCGGGCTGACGCGGCGGATTGCGCCGCTGGGGCTCAGCACGGGCGAGTTCCCGGTCTTGCTGGAGCTCTGGGAGCGGGACGGCCAGACGCAGGCCGAGCTGATCCAGCGCCTCGACGTGGAGCAGGCGACGATGGCCAACACGCTGCGCCGGATGGAGCGGGACGGGCTGATCGTCCGACGGCCGCACGAGACCGACCGGCGCGCGCAGACGGTCAATCTCACCGAATACGCAAAGTCGCTGGAGGCCCAGGCCAAGGGGGCCGCGCATGCGCAGAACGACGAGGCGCTGCGCGATTTCACCGACGAGGAGCGCCGGGCGCTCGTGGGCCTGATCCAGCGCGCCATCGCCAACTGCCAGGAGTGA
- a CDS encoding SspB family protein, translating into MADDLIRYDVLVQDALRGVVRKVMREVAEGGLPGEHHFYIAFDTTAPGVRMSSRLRQQHPEEMTVVLQHQFWDLAVSDHGFEVGLSFGGVPERLLVPFAAVKGFFDPSVQFGLQFDPATAGQNGEAGAPEPAIGSIPTAGVPAPTPMPVAEQDDTDRTAPDDEEKKPSEGAEVVSLDAFRKKP; encoded by the coding sequence GTGGCTGACGATCTCATCCGATACGACGTTCTAGTACAGGACGCCCTGCGCGGTGTCGTGCGCAAGGTGATGCGCGAGGTCGCGGAAGGCGGACTGCCGGGCGAGCACCACTTCTACATCGCGTTCGACACGACGGCGCCGGGCGTGCGCATGTCCTCGCGCCTGCGCCAGCAGCATCCCGAGGAGATGACCGTCGTCCTCCAGCACCAGTTCTGGGACCTCGCCGTCTCGGACCACGGCTTCGAGGTCGGTCTCTCCTTCGGCGGCGTGCCGGAGCGCCTGCTCGTCCCGTTCGCCGCCGTGAAGGGCTTCTTCGACCCGTCGGTCCAGTTCGGACTGCAGTTCGACCCGGCCACCGCCGGACAGAACGGCGAGGCGGGAGCGCCCGAGCCCGCCATCGGCTCGATCCCCACCGCCGGCGTCCCCGCTCCGACGCCGATGCCGGTCGCCGAGCAGGACGACACCGACAGGACGGCGCCCGACGACGAGGAAAAGAAGCCGAGCGAGGGCGCCGAAGTGGTCTCCCTCGACGCGTTCCGGAAGAAACCGTAG
- a CDS encoding anthranilate synthase component I, with amino-acid sequence MTYTFTTAGGVGITRTDQLVDYATALDRWISRLDHERGCVFTSSYEFPGRYIRWDFALVDPPLAIEAKGRTVTVKALNPRGRPLLHAVEAAFASGDLVATRDGDTVVTTVPEPDDALLFEEDRSRRPSAFTALRALRAFFATGEDAQLGFAGAFGYDLAFQFDPIPLVLERPENQRDFVLYFPDEILAVDHYSKQATVASYEFFFGSESTEGVPRVPSPRPLATKRNSAEDDHKPGEYADTVRHAFEYFKRGDLFEVVPSQTFRDPLSDAPSAIMRRLTRINPSPYGFFINLGEDEYLVGASPEMFVRVTGRRVETCPISGTIKRGRDAIEDEEQIRKLLNSAKDETELTMCSDVDRNDKSRVCEPESVRVLGRRQIEMYSRLIHTVDHIEGILLDGRDALDAFLSHAWAVTVTGAPKRRAMTFIEANERSPRAWYGGAVGLVHLNGDLNTGLTLRTVHIRDGIAEVRAGATVLADSDADAEEAETVLKASAMRAAIRGDGSNTVTAKAKPKPGAGKRALLVDHDDSFVHTLAGYLRRCGLDVVTIRAPIDRATFARIKPDIVVMSPGPGIPSDFDCTATIHLAESRRLPVFGVCLGLQAMVEAHGGKLAFAPPMHGKASTLVTEKDSALFDNLTGPLTVGRYHSLVADPEALPDGFNITARSPDGAIMAIEHRELPMMAVQFHPESIMSLGNNVGLSILENAIAALFDKEPSSSGATASSNEAAA; translated from the coding sequence ATGACCTATACGTTTACAACCGCCGGCGGTGTCGGGATCACCCGGACCGACCAGCTCGTCGACTATGCGACCGCGCTCGATCGGTGGATCTCCCGCCTCGATCATGAACGCGGCTGCGTCTTCACGTCGAGCTACGAGTTTCCGGGCCGCTACATCCGGTGGGACTTCGCTCTCGTCGATCCGCCGCTGGCGATCGAGGCGAAGGGGCGCACCGTCACGGTGAAGGCGCTCAATCCGCGCGGCCGGCCGCTGCTTCATGCCGTCGAAGCGGCGTTCGCGTCGGGCGACCTCGTGGCGACGCGTGACGGCGACACGGTCGTTACGACCGTGCCGGAGCCGGACGATGCACTCCTCTTCGAGGAAGACCGCTCCCGCCGGCCGAGCGCGTTCACCGCCCTGCGCGCGCTGCGGGCGTTCTTCGCCACCGGCGAGGATGCGCAGCTCGGGTTCGCGGGCGCCTTCGGCTACGACCTCGCCTTCCAGTTCGACCCGATCCCGCTGGTGCTGGAGCGGCCGGAGAACCAGCGCGACTTCGTGCTCTATTTCCCGGACGAGATCCTCGCGGTCGACCACTACTCCAAGCAGGCGACGGTCGCCTCCTACGAGTTCTTCTTCGGCAGCGAGAGCACCGAGGGCGTGCCCCGCGTCCCCTCGCCCCGCCCACTGGCGACCAAGCGCAACAGCGCCGAGGACGACCACAAGCCCGGCGAATACGCCGACACCGTCCGCCACGCCTTCGAGTACTTCAAGCGCGGCGACCTCTTCGAGGTGGTGCCGAGCCAGACCTTCCGCGATCCGCTCTCCGACGCGCCGTCCGCGATCATGCGGCGCCTGACGCGCATCAACCCGTCCCCGTACGGCTTCTTCATCAACCTCGGCGAGGACGAGTACCTCGTCGGCGCGTCGCCGGAGATGTTCGTGCGCGTCACCGGACGCCGGGTGGAGACGTGTCCGATCTCCGGCACGATCAAGCGCGGGCGCGACGCTATCGAGGACGAGGAGCAGATCCGCAAGCTGCTCAACTCGGCCAAGGACGAGACCGAGCTCACCATGTGCTCGGACGTCGACCGCAACGACAAGAGCCGCGTCTGCGAGCCGGAATCGGTGCGCGTCCTCGGTCGGCGGCAGATCGAGATGTATTCGCGCCTCATCCACACCGTGGACCACATCGAGGGGATCCTGCTCGACGGCCGCGACGCGCTCGACGCGTTCCTGTCGCACGCCTGGGCGGTGACGGTGACCGGCGCGCCGAAGCGCCGGGCGATGACGTTCATCGAGGCCAACGAGCGCAGCCCGCGCGCCTGGTATGGCGGCGCGGTCGGTCTCGTCCACCTCAACGGCGACCTCAACACCGGCCTGACGCTGCGCACGGTTCACATCCGCGACGGCATCGCCGAGGTGCGTGCGGGTGCGACCGTGCTCGCCGATTCCGACGCCGACGCAGAGGAGGCGGAGACCGTCCTCAAGGCGTCCGCCATGCGCGCCGCGATCCGCGGCGACGGCAGCAACACGGTAACCGCCAAGGCCAAGCCGAAGCCGGGCGCGGGCAAGCGGGCTCTGCTGGTCGACCACGACGATTCCTTCGTCCACACCCTCGCCGGCTACCTGCGTCGCTGCGGGCTCGACGTCGTGACGATCCGCGCCCCGATCGACCGGGCCACCTTCGCGCGAATCAAGCCGGACATCGTCGTGATGTCGCCGGGTCCGGGCATTCCCTCCGACTTCGACTGCACGGCGACGATCCACCTCGCCGAATCGCGCCGCCTGCCGGTGTTCGGCGTCTGCCTCGGCCTCCAGGCGATGGTCGAGGCGCACGGCGGCAAGCTCGCCTTCGCCCCGCCGATGCACGGCAAGGCCTCGACGCTGGTGACGGAGAAGGACTCGGCGCTGTTCGACAACCTGACCGGACCGCTGACTGTCGGCCGCTACCACTCGCTGGTCGCCGACCCCGAGGCGCTCCCCGACGGATTCAACATCACCGCCCGCTCGCCGGACGGCGCGATCATGGCGATCGAGCACCGCGAGCTTCCCATGATGGCGGTGCAGTTCCACCCCGAGAGCATCATGTCGCTCGGCAACAACGTGGGCCTGTCGATCCTGGAGAACGCGATCGCCGCGCTCTTCGACAAGGAACCGTCGTCCAGCGGCGCGACGGCCTCCTCCAACGAGGCGGCGGCCTGA
- a CDS encoding YcaO-like family protein yields the protein MTLEDAQIGAVFEAIERASLISEGPDDPRPKNRSNLPLREDNNYWHLSGQQLSRLKSYDEREGIATAGPPGEVAWMPAFDLLTDKERLVPCTAVFSNEDVRLGWPALISSSTGAAAHTDVESAIRTAVLERVERDAVAIWWYNRLPAPRLAKPEMMAALPPALAAWLAERRRITWALVTATDLPVPAFVALSSAPDGTQPALGTAAHLDPRIALRSAVLEMLQCEIGLTHMRELQATADAPPRPALLVWSDATNALATPYIAGEGAARLPPAIDFETLLGAFAEHGIDIAVADLTRPEFAIPVVKAVSRTLRDWQPRFASGRLYDVPVSLGRLAAPRREADLNPVPFVI from the coding sequence ATGACCCTCGAAGATGCCCAGATCGGAGCCGTCTTCGAAGCGATCGAACGGGCAAGTCTCATCAGCGAAGGGCCGGACGACCCCCGCCCGAAAAACCGATCAAACCTGCCGTTGCGTGAGGACAATAACTATTGGCACCTGAGCGGGCAACAACTCAGCCGGCTTAAATCGTATGATGAACGGGAGGGCATCGCGACCGCCGGTCCACCCGGCGAGGTCGCGTGGATGCCTGCCTTCGACCTGCTGACGGATAAGGAGCGCCTCGTCCCCTGCACCGCCGTCTTCAGCAACGAGGACGTTCGGCTCGGATGGCCGGCGCTCATCTCCTCGTCGACCGGCGCGGCCGCGCACACCGACGTCGAATCGGCGATCAGGACCGCCGTGCTGGAGCGGGTCGAACGCGATGCGGTGGCGATCTGGTGGTACAACCGCCTCCCTGCGCCGCGCCTCGCGAAGCCGGAGATGATGGCGGCCCTTCCCCCGGCCCTCGCGGCGTGGCTGGCGGAGCGGCGGCGCATCACCTGGGCGCTCGTCACCGCCACGGACCTCCCCGTTCCCGCCTTCGTCGCCCTCTCGTCGGCGCCGGACGGAACCCAGCCCGCCCTCGGCACCGCGGCCCACCTCGACCCGCGGATCGCGCTCCGGTCCGCGGTCCTCGAGATGCTCCAGTGCGAGATCGGCCTGACCCACATGCGCGAGCTCCAGGCGACGGCGGACGCACCGCCGCGCCCCGCGCTGCTGGTCTGGTCCGACGCGACCAACGCGCTCGCCACGCCCTACATCGCCGGTGAAGGCGCCGCCCGGCTCCCCCCGGCGATCGACTTCGAGACGCTGCTCGGCGCCTTCGCCGAGCACGGCATCGACATCGCCGTCGCGGATCTGACGCGGCCGGAGTTCGCGATTCCCGTCGTGAAGGCGGTCTCGCGCACGCTCCGGGACTGGCAGCCGCGCTTCGCGTCGGGGCGTCTCTATGATGTCCCCGTCTCGCTCGGCCGCCTTGCGGCACCGCGGCGGGAGGCGGACCTCAACCCCGTCCCATTCGTGATTTAG
- a CDS encoding sigma-70 family RNA polymerase sigma factor, which translates to MDEASLEELLNKTALGDRRAFQMLYERSNAKLYALCLRILQDKGEAEDAMQDAYVKIWRYAERYAASRARATTWMVAIARNQCIDRLRAKRTPAAALEAAENVADAAMRPDQKALASAEAKRLVDCIDGLGETDGRLIRIAYFGGVTYKAIADRDGTPLGTIKSRMRRALAALKECLTG; encoded by the coding sequence ATGGACGAAGCCAGTCTGGAAGAGCTTCTGAACAAGACCGCGCTCGGGGACCGGCGCGCGTTCCAAATGCTCTACGAGAGGTCGAACGCGAAGCTTTACGCCCTCTGCCTACGTATCCTCCAGGACAAGGGGGAGGCAGAGGACGCGATGCAGGACGCGTACGTGAAGATCTGGCGCTATGCGGAGCGCTATGCCGCCTCGCGCGCCCGGGCCACCACCTGGATGGTGGCGATCGCCCGGAACCAGTGCATCGACCGGCTGCGGGCCAAGCGCACGCCCGCGGCGGCGCTGGAGGCGGCCGAGAACGTCGCGGACGCGGCCATGCGCCCCGACCAGAAAGCCCTCGCGTCGGCGGAGGCCAAGCGCCTCGTCGACTGCATCGACGGCCTCGGCGAGACCGACGGCCGGCTCATTCGAATCGCCTACTTCGGCGGCGTCACCTACAAGGCGATCGCCGACCGTGACGGCACGCCCCTCGGCACGATCAAGAGCCGGATGCGGCGTGCACTGGCGGCTCTCAAGGAGTGCCTCACGGGATGA
- a CDS encoding anti-sigma factor, protein MSISESDRIDAGEYALGLEEGSERRRFEAALIDDPELSQAVWSWEEEFRPLADGLRPRSAPSRVWRAITARLFGADEKVLRQARRAVAFWRDAALLFMAASGIAVACLVVTVMRPDLLGVTAPEQDWIAAIVRLDGTIALARVDDDGQLVVEPVSPGAEQRVAELWVVPASGTPMSLGVLDRSERSHMSLPEGAANMIDATSEFVVTSEPMGGSPTGQPTGERLGSGSLTRI, encoded by the coding sequence ATGAGTATCAGTGAGAGCGACCGCATCGATGCCGGGGAATATGCCCTCGGGCTGGAGGAGGGCTCGGAGCGGCGCCGCTTCGAGGCCGCGCTGATCGACGACCCGGAGCTGTCGCAGGCCGTCTGGAGCTGGGAGGAGGAATTCCGCCCGCTGGCCGACGGGCTGCGCCCGCGTTCCGCCCCGTCCCGCGTCTGGCGGGCGATCACCGCGCGGCTCTTCGGCGCGGACGAGAAGGTGTTGCGGCAGGCGCGCCGGGCCGTCGCGTTCTGGCGCGATGCGGCGCTGCTGTTCATGGCCGCGTCGGGCATCGCGGTCGCCTGTCTGGTGGTCACCGTGATGCGGCCCGACCTCCTCGGGGTGACGGCGCCGGAACAGGACTGGATCGCGGCGATCGTCAGGCTCGACGGGACGATCGCGCTCGCCCGCGTCGACGACGACGGGCAGCTCGTGGTCGAGCCGGTTTCGCCCGGGGCCGAGCAGCGCGTCGCGGAGCTCTGGGTCGTGCCGGCCTCCGGGACGCCGATGTCGCTCGGCGTGCTGGACCGCTCGGAGCGCTCGCACATGTCGCTCCCCGAGGGGGCGGCGAACATGATCGACGCGACATCGGAGTTCGTGGTGACGTCCGAGCCGATGGGCGGTTCGCCGACCGGCCAGCCGACCGGCGAGCGTCTCGGCTCCGGCTCCCTGACGCGCATCTGA
- a CDS encoding LysE family translocator — MDAATLAAVAMLWTAAAMMPGPNFLIVATTAVQSGRHHALVTVGGVVLAVCIWATAGYLGISTLFALAPWLYATLKLAGGIYLIVVGITLLRASGRKGASAPAPEVAVTRRLSRSFVTGFVVNMSNPKTAIFMASIFATVLPAHAPVSLGVTTIMLTTAISTLWYGFVAVVMSRPAVQRFYRDRRAWVTRAAGGLFTLFGVKVAAWG, encoded by the coding sequence ATGGATGCCGCCACGCTCGCCGCCGTCGCCATGCTCTGGACCGCAGCCGCGATGATGCCGGGGCCGAACTTCCTCATCGTCGCGACCACCGCCGTCCAGTCGGGACGCCACCACGCTCTCGTCACGGTGGGAGGAGTGGTGCTCGCTGTCTGCATCTGGGCCACGGCGGGCTACCTCGGGATCTCGACCCTCTTCGCCCTCGCGCCCTGGCTCTACGCCACCTTGAAGCTCGCCGGCGGGATCTACCTCATCGTGGTCGGGATCACGCTGCTGCGGGCGTCCGGGCGCAAGGGGGCATCCGCCCCGGCACCGGAGGTCGCCGTCACGCGGCGCCTGTCGCGCAGCTTCGTCACCGGTTTCGTGGTCAACATGTCGAACCCGAAGACTGCCATCTTCATGGCCAGTATCTTCGCGACGGTCCTGCCGGCGCACGCCCCCGTGAGCCTCGGCGTCACGACGATCATGCTGACGACGGCGATCTCCACGCTCTGGTACGGGTTCGTCGCCGTCGTCATGTCGCGTCCCGCGGTGCAGCGCTTCTATCGCGACCGTCGCGCCTGGGTGACGCGCGCCGCGGGCGGGCTGTTCACGTTGTTCGGCGTCAAGGTCGCCGCCTGGGGCTGA